In the Primulina eburnea isolate SZY01 chromosome 15, ASM2296580v1, whole genome shotgun sequence genome, GCTAGCGCTATTTGCGACATTGTAGAAAAACGTCGTCGAtcaaatcggcgacggttaatcATAACCTTCGCTGTTGGCGACGGTTTAAGAAAAACGTCGTCGATCCAGATCGGCCACGTTTTTGTAaatacccgtcgctattagcgacgtttGTGTCTatacccgtcgctattagcgacgcttTTAATCAAAActcgtcgctattagcgaacccgagccaggctcattaaacaagataaacgagccattaacaagccgagctcgagccgagcccgaacTTCATAAAttccgaacgagccgagcccgagccgagaaaataatgaaacgagccgagcccgagccagctactgctcggctcggctcatttacatccctagtgGTGTTTCTTTAGAATTAGTTTAATAAcattattatatgttaaaattcgAGATATTTACCGAATTGGTGTCGTGGTGTAGTTGGTTATCACGTCAGTCTAACACACTGAAGGTCTCCGGTTCGAGTCCGGGCGACGCcacattttttattctttttacgaatttaatttatttaatattctaTTTTGATACGACACCGTTTACCTCCCCCGAATTGTACGCGTGACACGTCCATGATTTCTCCTCTCCAATCGAATGCGACTGACGCTGTGGCGCATCATTCCCTCAATTCTTATTGGTCCGTCGCTTCCACGTCATCACCGCCAATGTTCAATATATAAGTGAACGCGGGTCGGTGAAGAAGCGCGAATCCCCCAATTCCTCTTGTCCGATAGAATTTGTGCAAAGGAGAGACGAAGACGATTTCTCGATATTATTGCATTATGAATTTTGATTCTATTTCGATGGATTCGAGGTTGCGATCGCTTTATATTGCTGCATCGTTTTGTTTGGTTTTGATTGCAATTCGAGTTTCGTCATCCGCCGCCTCGGTTACCACACAAGATTTCGATGTTGTGTATCCCAAGGCTATTAAGGTAGGCGACTTCCGAGTTTTCGTTATTATAATCTAAATTTTCCCGTGGGcttgttatttattgatttcgTTGTTTGGTATAGGATTTGAAGGAAGCTATTGTAAAGGGATTAGGGTTCCAATCTGACGAAATTAAGATATCCGGTTTCGATTTGAGGGACGCTTTGGTGGGAAAGTCAGTAGCATATGAATTCGATGTCCAGATAGATAATCAAGTATTGCCCTTTAAACTGTTGGAGGATGTGAAGCGTTGGGAATACGTGGATCTGCCCATTTTTCAAATGGAAGATCCGAGTAAGCCCCAGTACGAGAATCGGTTAGTAGACGGGCGGAGATTGGATGATCAGATGCCAGTTCTTGCCCCTTTTCAGTTGGCGGGTCCAATGGAGCTATGGATTCAGGATGCCAAGGACATGAGAATTTCTTTGCCTGTAAGCTCTTGTTTTATGTGATCAATAAAAGTTTTGAAGTAAGAATATGGTTGAAGATAGATAATACACTATCTGCATGGTTCGGTTCACTTTAAAGCGAAGAAAAATTTATCATTACAATGTGTGATTGTGTGAAATTTGATCAGTCAGCTTTGAGCAAACGCAGGTTGTGTTTTATTGTTTGTAAATGCATATAGTCAGTGGAAGGACTATGGTGGATGAGCCCTATTACTGAAGCATTTGTTGCTAGAGGAATTGATTTTTCAACTTGATGTCAAGATGGACACTCGAATTTCATTTGtttttcctattgtagatttTAAATGGTTTTCAAATTTGGAGATTGAGCCATTGAGTTTTTTATTGAATGTTATTTAATACCTGTTGCAATTATGGATATCTCTGATTCTCTGGCAATTCAGTGTTTCTTTTCTGCTTGTATTAGCTTGACTGTGATCTTTTTGGTTAAAATTTTATGCAGCATGATGTGGATGCTGGTGTGCTAAAGAAAGTCATCCTGGCAGATGGTGCGGTAGTCACTGTAACGGGTGCTAGATCAGTGAGCCTGCGGAATCCTATCGAGCTTCCACTCCCTTTGAATCGAACAAATGATGGTTTTGCTTGGGGCCTTTTGACTCTGGCAAAGCATCTTCGACATGCTGCTTCTTCCCCCAATGGTCCTATCGTTTCCCTTCGAATCGTCGGCCCAACATCACTGACGTCCCCTTCTTCATTGTCATCGACCTCCTCTCCCACTAACAAACTCAAGCTTAAGCGCCTTGCACCTGGTCTAGTTGAGTTGTCCTCAGCATCGAAGAGAAACTTCATGGAAGCAAAAAATATGGGTGAGTTAAAAAACTCAACTTTCAAAAGTAGTTATCGTTATAATAGTTGACAAACACTTTTAAAAAGGGAAAAGTTAAGCTAACAAAATTCACTCGGTATCAGGCATTGATCTCAAAGGAGAAGCAACCGCACTTCTTGCACCTGACCAGTTTAGCACATTGTGGCCTGTCACATCTATTAATGGCTCGAACTCGAACTTGCTTGGTTTTGAAGCTCTGCTCTCTTCTGTTTTGGGCCCCAAAGCCAACAAGGAGGGTTCCTTTAAGCTTTTGAAGGCGGATGTATCTGCCCAAACTTTTGTGAAGATAAGTTTTGGAGTCGAGAAGAAGATAAAAGATGGGAATGAATTCTCATTCGAGGGATTCCCAGAATGGAGAACTAAGCCTAAGTCTGTAATGATGCATTTTGAGGTGTTGGCTAAGGTTGATGGGAATAAGGTTGTTCCAGAGAAGGTCGTACCGGTGAATCCCGTGATAGGAGAGGATTCTGTGGCACCCAACATCCTTAACGGTAACATCACTATGTCGAAGATTCCTGTAGTTTATACACCTCAGAATCCGTTCTCACTTTGAATTCTCGCGGCAGACATGATTTGGTCTAGGAATATAGCGAAATGTAATGTTTTCTACCCCTTTTTATGTGGGCGTGTAGGATCAATCAGAGCCATACTCCATTGTATGAATTTGGAGTAAATGATAATTTTAAAGGCAAATACATATATCTTGTGGTCTGCAAAGCTGGTAGCTCTGCATTGTAATTTTATGTATCATAATTGGTTgtgttatataattaattagattaaCCATGTGTTACGTAGACCCGACCACGTTTCTCATAAATAGTAGAACCGTCTCTAAAATCTGGAACCATGGATTTGTCGTTCTGGCTTTCGgttattattgttgttattttGGATAGCAGTAAGAATTTAATTTTGTCGATCCGATTTGTTGATCcggttttcttttgttttgtttaGTTTTCATAATCCGCACAATTAATAAATGTAAATCTAGAAGcaaaaaataagaacacaagaaATTTTAACCTCGTTCGTTCCTATCGACCTACATCCACGAGACCACGCTCGACTACCAAGCAAATCAACTAAATATATATGATTGCAATCATAAAAGGacttattcaaaaaaaaatattttatctttttcaATTACGTTTCTAAGAGCATCTCCAACCCTAACTCCAAAATAGAGTATTCCTTCATTATAGAGCATCAATTCTCCTCCAACCCATCTTCATTCCTCTACTCCATTTTAGAGGAAGGAATAGTAATCCTCTAAAAATGGAGGATAACTGTTCAAATGGAGGATGCAAATGGAGGATGAgttaattacaaaattgccatCATGAAATTGCAATATAACCCTTGTagttttatcaatttttttggccaattttttaattattttcgaatttttttatttatttttaatgttaaatatttttttggccattttttttaatttcgaattttttaaatgtttttaattttaaataatttttttgtccattttatattttatatttggaaTTATTTAAttctgaaaattttattttaattgttttatttttttgcatgaattatttataatttaccATTTATAATAGTCACAAAATAGAattaatgaacaatataatgACAAAAAAATTACATAACATAATTTACTACAAACATTTATTATCGATTTAACTTAACTTGATAAacatgcaatatttgtagacatAATAAAGTAGACAATAAAGAAACACACACaacaattaagataaacatatcaccaaaaataaaaataaaaacacacacaacAATAAAGATAAACACATTCTTATTTCATTGCAATCATGAGAGAACACTAGTATGGTGGAAGGTCGGACCCGGATGGTGAAGTTCCTCCGAAGAACTGTCCAAATGGTGTAGAAGTTCCGTCGGAGCCATCCCCCGTCTCCATTCGTTTTGCCAAATTTTTTGTTGTTCTTTGATCAAGTATGCACGGACTGATTCATCAACGCACATAGGGTTCATCCTTagtattttgttttcttctttAAAAGCCATTATCACATTCCTTTGTTTCTCCACAGCAATGAGTTGTTGTCGATGTACCTCAGCATTCTCCATAACAGCCACCATTTTCTCAGTACATTTGGCCATGGTGGAAATGTCCTTCAAGTGTTCTTCAGTGGCTTTTCTTTTGGCTCTGGCCTTTTTTATGCCAATTGGACGCTGAGAACTCTCTCTTGATGGATTATCTTCATCCAGGTTTATAGCAAACCCAGATAGCCCTCCAGAATCGGGTGTTGGTTATTCTGTGTTGGGAGAATAGTCAGATTGGGATGAGTCGATATTCCCGCGGTTTGGTATGAAATTCGGTAAAATAGCGTTTGATGACCTAAACTTCTCTTGGTCCTTAAGCAAAGACCATACATGATCCAACCGCCAAGTCGACCCAGCTGATTGCTTAAATAAGGCTTTTGCTTGATCCAACTATAATACGGTATGAATTGTATCTTAGTCACATAAagtaaaaaaatatagtttcacataaatatgaaaataaaaaaaattaattactcACAATGTCTTTCTCAGAAGCACCACTTGGACGACTAAGTTCCTCCTGGCTAACACATGAACTaaagttttggacaatcttgttTATGTTGAACCAGCGACACTGGAGGGCCTTAGTAGTTCGAGGCTCTGTTGAGTTACCAGCGAGTTGTTCGTTGTATGTAGCTGCCACTCGTGACCATAACCTATcgtgtgattggtttataccaATTATTGGATTTTGGGAGACATCAAGATAAGCCATCACGAGTAGTTTGTCCTCCTCGATTGAGAAGACATCACCACGTTTAGATGAAGTCATTtgattgaaaataattattcaatttgTATGAGTTGTCTCAATGCTTCGTATGATGCTTCAATTTATAGCCAAAACATTTTGATAAAAAATCTGGACCAACGgtctcaattaaaattaaatctgatctaaatgtgtgtattgaaagAACTTTACTTTAAATGTACAATGCATCTCTGACATACTATAGAGTTTTTTTATTAGATGACAGCAACTAGACAACCCATCACATGGCTTTGATTTGAAATGCACAACCTGTTGGCTTTATTTGAAATGCATCTCAGTTTCTTTATTAGATGATAGCAACTAGACAACCCATCACATGGCTCTGATTGTGACTAGACACCACTAGACAACCCATCACATTGCCTTTATTTGAAATGCATCTCAGTTGGCTTTATTGAAATACACAATCtgtgacaaaaaaaaaatgagttggCTTTTATtctatataatattaaaattaaattaaaatatctaaCATAACTAAACTAATAAGTGTCACCACTTATTTAAAGACCAGTGACTTCTTGATAATTTACACAACTTGTTCAAAAATGAATTTTCATGAAGGAGGTCCTTCAAGTTTTTCTTTCTATGCGTCCTCGTCGTCATCTGACGACGAAGATCAACCTAGTGCCAACATACAGAATGAGTTGAATCGCATTGACGAACAACAAATGGTTTTAAGCCAACTCATAAACAGTGTTATCGTTGTCTCAAATTACTACGAAGAAAGTGATAATTTGCACCGTCGAGGCTCGATCACTGTCCATGTTGTGATTAATCGAGACAGATTAGCAGCCGAACAACGCTTGTACAATGATTATTTTTCTGAGTCTTCAATGTACAATGAATCAATGTTCAAGAGACGTTTTCGAATCTCTCGTCGGTTATTCTTGCGAATTATGGAATCAGTTCAACAACATGACAATTATTTCAAACAGAAAGTAGATGCATTGGGGAGGCCCGGGTTGTCCCCATACCAGAAGATAACACCTGCAATGCGTATCTTAGCATACGGTATGGCGGCAGATTCAACGGATGAGTATATTAAAATCGGGGAGTCTACTGCGATTGAAAGTTTAAAAAGATTTTGTCGGGCTGTGGTGGAGGTTTTTGGTGACTGGTATCTTCGGTCTCCAAATGCTGAGGACATTGAAAGGATTCTCCTTATTGGAAAACAACGTGGATTCCCGGGGATGCTAGGAAGCCTAGATTGTATGCATTGGAAATGGAAAAAACTGTCCAACAGGTTGGGCTGGACAATATGCTGGTCGTAGCGGAAAACCAACCATCATTTTGGAGGCCGTAgcagattatgagttgtggataTGGCATGCATACTTTGGTTTGCCAGGTTCAAACAATGACATTAATGTGTTATCAAAATCTCATCTTTTTGTTAATTTGGCCAATGGTGTAGCTCTCCCTGCTAACTATGTCATACAAGGAAAAGAATATACCATGGGATACTACCTAGCAGATGGTATATATCCAAAGTGGGCTACTCTAGTGCAAACAATCCACAATCCACAATCCACAAGGTCCAAAGAAGAAATATTTTGCAGCACGACAAGAAAGTTGTAGAAAAGATGTTGAACGAGCATTTGGAGTATTGCAATCAAAGTGGGCGATAATCACTGGACCTGCATTGGAGCAAACAAGTGTTGCATGATATCAGGACAGCATGTATTATAATGCATAATATGATTATTGAAGACGAAAGAGAATTGAATGTGCCAGTCACAGATTATCACGAGGCACCCATCCCAGATGTTGAAATGGCACGTGATGAGCATGTCTGATTTCAAGAGTTTCTTGCACGCTATCgtaaaataaaagataaatctgtagaacccgtaattcagactacgtataagtcatgcataattcctagtatttaaattaaaatgatttttttttatgagtatttaaactctttctttaaatttatttatttatttattttacgcagtaatTTAATTGTCATCTTTTcgattaaataagtgaggccggactggagatggagtattgagataagctCATAAAGActcatttaagaagtggtaatttagcatgttcatttcattaaattacgtttaattattttatgcattctatgcataattcatgcatgatagaatttagttcttaaaattttaaaagttcatgcattaggatttctaggtgcatttcacgttcgatcgaggatcggagaccggggaattttcagaaaaattattttattacatgatttaattttataaattaagttaaaatatttttaagtgtaCTTTTCTAAAATAGGATTCTATTAGAGTAT is a window encoding:
- the LOC140814959 gene encoding protein TUNICAMYCIN INDUCED 1-like; amino-acid sequence: MNFDSISMDSRLRSLYIAASFCLVLIAIRVSSSAASVTTQDFDVVYPKAIKDLKEAIVKGLGFQSDEIKISGFDLRDALVGKSVAYEFDVQIDNQVLPFKLLEDVKRWEYVDLPIFQMEDPSKPQYENRLVDGRRLDDQMPVLAPFQLAGPMELWIQDAKDMRISLPHDVDAGVLKKVILADGAVVTVTGARSVSLRNPIELPLPLNRTNDGFAWGLLTLAKHLRHAASSPNGPIVSLRIVGPTSLTSPSSLSSTSSPTNKLKLKRLAPGLVELSSASKRNFMEAKNMGIDLKGEATALLAPDQFSTLWPVTSINGSNSNLLGFEALLSSVLGPKANKEGSFKLLKADVSAQTFVKISFGVEKKIKDGNEFSFEGFPEWRTKPKSVMMHFEVLAKVDGNKVVPEKVVPVNPVIGEDSVAPNILNGNITMSKIPVVYTPQNPFSL